A region from the Anomaloglossus baeobatrachus isolate aAnoBae1 chromosome 11, aAnoBae1.hap1, whole genome shotgun sequence genome encodes:
- the LOC142256163 gene encoding formyl peptide receptor 2-like → MDYYYDYDDYNWTTSNRIRDFYNRSSDGYKYYYDDNILHKTSITFFSIVFALGIIGNGLVIWIAGFRMKNTVSAVWFLHLAIADFLCCASLPLRIDEWVAFSSGSIISKFKNCTANIFLFNINMTTSVLLLTAMSIDRWVSVMWPFWARVHRTCNVVRISAAIIWGLSFVVAGVLYYVYRYHVGEVYEWCVYNVKLTHFNPELYHTMQLIRFITMCVIPFLIIVTSYVTIFYKIKKSKRSQRSQRSSRIITAVISCFFICWFPYYISPLIPEYYILDYFVFYIMQTIITTLACLNSCMNPIIYVFMGPGFRQGFFRSIPARVERALSEHPNDLCREGEDAGNTRSTDV, encoded by the exons ATGGACTATTATTACGATTATGATGATTACAATTGGACCACATCTAATAGAATTCGGGACTTCTACAACCG GTCATCTGACGGTTATAAATATTATTATGACGATAACATTTTACACAAGACATCAATAACATTTTTCAGCATTGTTTTTGCTCTCGGGATTATCGGTAATGGATTAGTCATCTGGATTGCCGGATTCAGGATGAAGAATACAGTCAGTGCTGTGTGGTTCCTCCACCTGGCCATTgcggacttcctgtgctgtgcgtctCTGCCTCTGAGAATTGATGAGTGGGTTGCTTTTTCCTCAGGAAGCATTATCTCAAAATTTAAAAATTGCACAGCGAACATTTTTCTCTTTAATATAAACATGACCACCAGTGTTCTCCTCCTGACGGCCATGAGTATTGACCGCTGGGTGTCCGTCATGTGGCCATTCTGGGCCAGAGTTCATAGAACCTGTAATGTGGTGAGAATCTCTGCAGCGATCATCTGGGGGCTGAGCTTCGTTGTAGCGGGTGTACTGTATTACGTGTATAGATACCATGTAGGTGAGGTATATGAATGGTGTGTATATAATGTTAAATTAACTCATTTTAACCCAGAGTTATATCACACCATGCAGCTGATCAGATTCATTACAATGTGCGTGATCCCTTTTCTCATCATCGTCACctcttatgtcaccattttctacaAGATTAAAAAAAGTAAGAGATCCCAGAGATCTCAGAGATCCTCCAGGATCATCACCGCTGTTATATCGTGTTTCTTCATCTGCTGGTTTCCATATTACATCTCCCCACTGATACCTGAGTATTATATTTTAGATTACTTTGTATTCTATATAATGCAGACCATTATTACCACCCTGGCTTGTCTTAACAGCTGCATGAATCCAATCATTTATGTATTTATGGGACCGGGTTTCCGACAAGGTTTCTTCAGATCCATCCCCGCCAGGGTAGAAAGAGCCTTAAGTGAACATCCTAATGACCTGTGCCGAGAAGGAGAAGATGCGGGAAATACTCGCTCTACTGATGTGTAA